A region of Subtercola boreus DNA encodes the following proteins:
- a CDS encoding DUF3039 domain-containing protein, whose protein sequence is MSISEPGGLPDGGGTATLDRELEELLEAEQFDPGDHDRFSHYVQKEKILESALSGAPVKALCGKTWVPGRDPDKFPVCPTCKDIYEGLIADE, encoded by the coding sequence ATGAGTATTTCAGAGCCCGGCGGGCTGCCCGACGGTGGTGGTACCGCGACGCTCGACCGTGAACTGGAGGAGCTGCTCGAAGCGGAGCAGTTCGATCCGGGCGACCATGACCGCTTCTCGCACTATGTGCAGAAGGAGAAGATCCTCGAGTCGGCACTCAGCGGAGCACCGGTGAAGGCGCTCTGCGGCAAGACGTGGGTTCCCGGCCGCGACCCCGACAAGTTCCCGGTCTGCCCGACCTGCAAAGACATCTACGAGGGCCTGATCGCCGACGAGTAG